A genome region from bacterium includes the following:
- a CDS encoding cation:proton antiporter, whose protein sequence is MQPDATPMIIGIFILLSSMISLRTGLSVAIIEITAGIIAGNLGIQTEDWMLYLAGFGGILLTYLAGTEIDTQLMREKFKECFLIGVASFLFPFFLVYFYTYYISHWTLTASLLAGTALSTTSLAVVYSVLIETGLARTEIGKLLMASTFVTDMGTAIAMSILFVKPSIYTLIFLSISINVIYFADKFTHYFFTHPRWKDKVVEPEIKYIFVLLLVLMYFANFGEGHAVLPAFILGLLMSKHFKDSSGSRLVRNRLRTVAYALITPIFFIVGGLRVSLPLIATGGFLFLILFAIKIAGKFIGTYFFAKKYIPGGSMYTTLLMSTGLTFGTIASVFGLNSGLIDRQQYSILVGVVIASAIIPTFIAQKWFMPVHSEDVVEFKNDGD, encoded by the coding sequence ATGCAACCAGACGCCACACCAATGATCATTGGGATTTTTATTTTACTGTCCAGCATGATCTCTCTCAGGACGGGATTGTCCGTGGCTATTATTGAGATCACCGCCGGGATTATCGCCGGCAATCTGGGCATCCAGACCGAAGATTGGATGCTGTATCTGGCCGGGTTCGGCGGCATCTTGCTCACCTACCTGGCAGGAACCGAAATCGATACGCAGTTAATGCGTGAAAAGTTTAAGGAATGCTTTTTGATCGGAGTCGCTTCGTTTCTGTTTCCCTTTTTCTTGGTCTATTTTTATACCTATTATATCAGCCACTGGACGCTCACGGCTTCGCTGCTCGCCGGGACAGCCCTTTCAACGACATCGCTGGCGGTCGTATATTCTGTTTTAATCGAAACAGGTCTCGCCCGCACGGAAATAGGTAAACTTCTCATGGCCTCGACCTTTGTGACCGATATGGGAACCGCCATCGCCATGAGTATCTTGTTCGTCAAGCCTTCCATCTATACGCTGATTTTTCTTTCCATCTCGATCAATGTCATCTATTTTGCCGATAAATTCACCCACTATTTCTTCACTCATCCGAGATGGAAGGATAAAGTCGTAGAGCCGGAAATCAAATACATCTTTGTGCTCTTACTGGTCTTGATGTACTTTGCCAATTTCGGAGAAGGCCATGCGGTTCTGCCCGCTTTTATTCTTGGTTTACTGATGTCAAAACATTTTAAGGATTCTTCCGGTTCCAGGCTGGTCCGAAACCGCTTGCGCACAGTGGCCTATGCTCTGATCACGCCGATTTTTTTCATTGTCGGCGGCCTACGCGTTTCCCTGCCTTTAATCGCGACCGGCGGGTTTCTTTTTCTGATACTTTTTGCCATTAAGATTGCCGGTAAATTTATCGGCACTTATTTTTTTGCAAAAAAATACATACCGGGGGGAAGCATGTATACCACCCTGCTCATGAGTACCGGGCTCACATTCGGTACCATTGCGAGCGTTTTCGGCCTTAATTCGGGACTGATCGATAGGCAGCAATATTCTATTTTGGTCGGCGTGGTGATCGCCAGCGCCATTATACCCACTTTTATCGCGCAAAAATGGTTCATGCCTGTGCATTCCGA
- a CDS encoding KamA family radical SAM protein, which translates to MNHQTLHANLKNANPVIFQLLTEAPSPRVARSFILAYVEELSRILHHAGERRRGLEWSLQIDSLYAFREIISMRSEMLTRYSCLRQLWLLANKKYDQLAPDLSEAFIEDLRHILLGMVGRSGIYQDVTLPAYTQLKNRKAAQARSVHLEEMAQNSLRKLNRIPHGLEPEIIARRKTNRRRLLAAWQAQESDWQDYRWHLRHLIRDSRTLARFIRLSATERHAIDEAKRHGLPFAITPYYVSLMDRASHRRLDHAVRSQVIPPLHYIQEMSKRRSDEQDCLDFMLERDTSPVDLITRRYPHIAIFKPYNTCSQICVYCQRNWEIKDALMPRALAGADKIKQAIRWLKRNPGIVEVLITGGDPLVLPDRRFLDLLEQVAAIRHVERIRVGSRTPVALPQRITDELVKGIAAFHEPGRREIAVITHFEHSYEITPESQEAVQKFRRAGMSVYNQAVFTIENSRRFELAALRRLLRLIGVDSYYTFNTKGKQETRDYRVPMARLQQEVKEEARMLPGLVRTDEPVYNVPGLGKNYVRASQHHTLLTVLPNGSRVYEFHPWEKNLSLVQTYIDVDVPILNYLQELERRGEKRADYQTIWYYY; encoded by the coding sequence ATGAATCATCAGACCTTGCATGCAAACCTGAAAAACGCCAATCCTGTCATCTTTCAATTGTTGACCGAAGCGCCATCCCCGCGGGTTGCCCGAAGTTTTATTCTAGCCTATGTTGAAGAGCTGTCCAGAATCCTGCATCACGCCGGCGAACGCCGTCGCGGCCTGGAGTGGAGTCTGCAGATCGACTCGTTGTACGCCTTCCGCGAAATCATCTCCATGCGCAGCGAAATGCTGACCCGCTACAGCTGTTTGCGGCAGCTGTGGTTGCTGGCCAATAAAAAATATGATCAACTGGCGCCGGATTTAAGTGAGGCGTTTATCGAAGACCTGCGTCATATTCTGCTCGGCATGGTCGGCCGAAGCGGCATCTATCAGGACGTCACCCTGCCCGCTTACACACAATTGAAAAACCGTAAGGCAGCCCAGGCGCGGTCCGTCCACTTGGAGGAAATGGCGCAAAATTCTCTGCGAAAGCTGAATCGCATTCCGCATGGTCTGGAGCCGGAGATCATCGCCCGGCGTAAAACCAACCGCCGCCGCCTGCTTGCCGCCTGGCAGGCGCAGGAATCGGACTGGCAGGATTATCGCTGGCACTTGCGTCACCTGATCCGGGACAGCCGGACATTGGCACGTTTTATCCGCTTGAGCGCTACTGAACGGCACGCCATCGATGAGGCCAAACGGCACGGATTGCCCTTTGCCATCACGCCCTATTACGTCTCCTTGATGGATCGTGCATCGCATCGGCGGCTGGATCACGCGGTCCGCAGCCAGGTCATCCCCCCGCTGCATTATATACAAGAGATGAGCAAGCGCAGATCCGATGAGCAGGACTGCCTGGACTTTATGCTCGAGCGGGACACATCCCCGGTCGATTTGATCACTCGGCGCTATCCTCATATCGCCATCTTCAAGCCCTACAACACCTGCAGCCAGATCTGCGTCTATTGCCAGCGCAACTGGGAAATCAAGGATGCGCTGATGCCGCGCGCGCTCGCCGGCGCGGACAAAATCAAACAAGCGATCCGCTGGCTCAAGCGCAATCCCGGCATCGTGGAGGTTCTGATCACCGGCGGAGATCCGCTGGTTTTACCGGACCGCCGTTTCCTGGATCTCCTGGAACAGGTGGCTGCCATCCGCCATGTGGAACGCATCCGCGTCGGCTCGCGAACGCCGGTGGCGCTGCCGCAACGCATCACCGATGAGCTGGTAAAAGGCATCGCCGCTTTTCATGAGCCGGGCCGCCGGGAGATCGCGGTGATCACCCACTTTGAGCACTCGTACGAGATCACGCCGGAATCACAGGAAGCGGTGCAAAAATTCCGTCGCGCCGGCATGTCAGTGTATAATCAGGCGGTGTTCACCATCGAAAACAGCCGCCGCTTTGAGCTGGCCGCGCTGCGCCGGCTGCTGCGCTTGATCGGCGTGGACTCTTATTATACCTTTAACACCAAAGGCAAACAGGAGACGCGCGATTACCGCGTGCCTATGGCGCGGCTGCAGCAGGAGGTCAAAGAGGAGGCGCGCATGCTGCCGGGTCTGGTGCGCACCGACGAACCGGTCTACAATGTACCCGGTCTGGGGAAAAACTATGTGCGCGCCAGCCAGCATCACACTCTGCTAACCGTGCTGCCCAATGGTAGCCGCGTGTACGAGTTTCATCCGTGGGAAAAAAATCTCAGCCTGGTGCAAACCTACATCGATGTGGATGTGCCCATCCTGAATTATCTGCAAGAGCTGGAGAGGCGGGGTGAAAAAAGGGCGGATTACCAAACCATCTGGTACTATTACTAG
- the yedF gene encoding sulfurtransferase-like selenium metabolism protein YedF, protein MTLLYLNSDQMGSGDPALGKKLLRIFLEKLATSDVQVDLVGCVNSGIYLTSEGSEVLDSLKKLQQKGARIATCGTCLDHLHLREKLQIGEVGAMDQTVQVMAMADRIIRP, encoded by the coding sequence ATGACCTTGCTTTACTTGAATTCCGACCAGATGGGCAGCGGTGATCCGGCGTTGGGTAAAAAACTGCTTAGAATCTTTTTAGAAAAGCTGGCCACGTCCGACGTTCAGGTGGATCTGGTGGGGTGTGTGAACTCGGGGATTTATCTGACATCTGAGGGCAGTGAGGTGTTGGACAGCTTGAAAAAGCTGCAGCAGAAAGGAGCGCGCATCGCCACCTGCGGCACCTGTCTGGATCACCTCCATCTCAGAGAAAAACTGCAGATCGGCGAGGTCGGCGCTATGGACCAGACGGTGCAGGTCATGGCCATGGCGGATAGAATCATCAGGCCCTGA